A window of the Cannabis sativa cultivar Pink pepper isolate KNU-18-1 chromosome X, ASM2916894v1, whole genome shotgun sequence genome harbors these coding sequences:
- the LOC115702799 gene encoding formin-like protein 1, giving the protein MPTLSFFLFYLLSFSLLSFRTSTEKTTTILVSPRRSRILHQPFLPLDSIPPSEPPTPLISNSNLNPKYPFSTTPTPPSDAPFFPTFVAPPPPPSPATFASFPANISSLILPRTPSPKPASHKLVALSIAAVVSALFVLAIVVFFYCRRRRNRDFPDDKTYRSENSNRLFPANLEPNVITATTTTTSCNNNRAHKLRTTSTSSEFLYLGTLVDSRRIEEGGDSRNNGGARKMESPELHPLPPLARQSLGLNGEVGSTADEEEEEFYSPRGSIGNGSGSRRAFAAVASETFPVRTSGSSSCSCSSSSSASPDRSHSIGSSPLRPESFKSPEYSDLPATPSPPPELHNTNVLSSEYSDLPATPSPPPELHNTNVLSPSLSPERVSNVEKEKNVLSPSLSPLSNVPDIAVKEYPDGFDGIRQSSLLSSTSSSPVRGLEKNPEAESVVYGRKEQSCSSSLYSSSPERVVENYTEESPKNPDDVLASVSLAFDLNPHMGSLSPSLSPVRGVENNNQDGSDRKRLSPSPSLSSLSLSESEDEEEVMENYTKNSSKLSNSGSDDNNSRVTSASTSVSSSPERELPKSPDASPSSSSSSPRSSNASDGLLYDLDLTRQRSLSSSPPTSSPERDILHNSDESPRTSNDSDKKVESLVGTISNLKQQQPLTAPPPPPPPLPPPPPFSIRQLETPILATPTGQPISKPPVLTPPSRPFVFQNTSNVSISPMELPPISSLVDNEEDTPKPKLKPLHWDKVRASSDREMVWDQLRSSSFKLNEEMIETLFVVNTPNSRPKESTPRSVLPSPNSENRVLDPKKSQNIAISLRALNVTIEEVCEALIEGNADALGNELLESLLKMAPTKEEERKLKEYNDNSPVKLGPAEKFLKAVLDVPFAFKRVDAMLYIANFDTEVDYLKKSFDTLEAACEELRNSRMFMKLLEAVLKTGNRMNVGTNRGEAHAFKLDTLLKLVDVKGADGKTTLLHFVVQEIIRTEGARYSGSNQTPSSTSSDDAKCRKLGLQVVSSLSSELANVKKSATMDSDVLSSDVSKLSRGISNIREVMRLNGTAGSDETCLKFSESMERFMKMAEEEIYRIQAQESVALSLVKEITEYFHGNSAKEEAHPFRIFTVVRDFLTVLDRVCKEVGMINERTIVSSAHKFPVPVNPLLAQVLPVPVPPNMRHNSSSDDECTSP; this is encoded by the exons ATGCCCACACTCTCTTTCTTCTTGTTTTACTTGTTATCGTTTTCTTTACTCTCTTTCCGTACCAGTACTGAGAAAACCACCACCATTCTCGTTTCACCGCGTCGGAGTAGGATTCTTCACCAACCTTTTCTACCTCTAGACTCCATCCCACCGTCGGAACCGCCGACCCCATTAATATCGAATTCGAATTTGAATCCTAAATACCCATTTTCTACTACCCCTACTCCTCCTTCTGACGCTCCATTTTTCCCAACTTTCGTTGCTCCACCACCGCCTCCTTCTCCGGCTACTTTCGCTTCTTTTCCGGCTAATATATCTTCCCTGATCTTGCCTCGTACTCCTTCCCCAAAACCAGCTTCTCACAAGCTCGTTGCTTTATCTATCGCTGCTGTCGTTTCTGCTCTGTTCGTACTCGCCATTGTCGTTTTCTTTTACTGTCGCCGGAGACGTAACCGTGATTTCCCCGATGATAAGACTTACAGATCGGAGAATAGTAATAGGTTGTTTCCGGCGAATCTTGAACCGAATGTGATTACCGCAACAACTACGACTACCTCGTGTAATAATAATAGAGCTCATAAGCTGAGAACTACTTCTACTAGCTCCGAGTTTCTTTATTTGGGTACTCTGGTTGATTCGAGGAGAATCGAAGAAGGTGGTGACTCGCGTAACAATGGCGGTGCTCGGAAAATGGAGTCTCCTGAGCTTCACCCGCTTCCACCGCTTGCTAGACAGAGTTTGGGGTTAAATGGCGAAGTGGGCTCTACTGCTgatgaagaagaggaagagttTTACTCTCCTAGAGGCTCCATTGGTAATGGATCGGGTTCGAGGAGAGCTTTCGCCGCCGTGGCCTCTGAAACTTTTCCGGTTAGAACCAGTGGCTCAAGTTCATGTTCATGCTCATCGTCTAGTTCAGCTTCTCCTGATCGTTCACACTCAATTGGGTCGAGTCCTTTAAGACCAGAATCGTTCAAGTCGCCTGAGTATTCAGATTTGCCGGCTACTCCTTCTCCTCCGCCAGAATTGCATAATACGAATGTTCTTTCGTCTGAGTATTCAGATTTGCCGGCTACTCCTTCCCCTCCGCCAGAATTACATAATACGAATGTTCTTTCGCCTTCGTTGTCGCCGGAGAGAGTATCCAATGTGGAGAAGGAGAAGAATGTACTGTCTCCTTCGTTGTCTCCTCTGTCTAATGTTCCAGATATAGCGGTGAAAGAATACCCAGATGGGTTTGACGGAATTAGACAGTCTTCACTACTTTCTTCGACTTCTTCGTCGCCAGTGAGAGGTTTGGAGAAAAACCCAGAAGCTGAATCGGTTGTTTATGGTCGAAAGGAACAATCTTGTTCATCGTCTTTATACTCATCGTCACCGGAAAGAGTTGTTGAGAATTACACAGAAGAATCTCCTAAAAACCCAGATGATGTTTTGGCTTCAGTTTCACTTGCGTTTGATTTGAATCCACATATGGGATCTCTGTCTCCATCTTTATCTCCGGTGAGAGGTGTGGAGAATAATAATCAAGATGGTTCAGATCGAAAACGTTTGTCTCCATCACCATCTTTATCTTCTTTATCATTATCAGAATCTGAGGACGAAGAAGAAGTAATGGAGAATTATACAAAGAATTCTTCAAAATTATCAAACTCAGGTTCTGATGATAATAATAGTCGAGTTACTTCAGCTTCAACTTCGGTTTCTTCCTCTCCAGAGAGAGAATTACCAAAGAGCCCAGATgcatcaccatcatcatcatcatcatcaccaagAAGTTCTAATGCTTCAGATGGTTTGTTATACGATTTGGATCTTACTAGGCAACggtctctttcttcttctccacCCACTTCATCACCAGAGAGAGATATTCTTCACAATTCAGATGAATCACCAAGAACATCCAATGACTCTGACAAAAAGGTTGAGTCTTTAGTGGGAACAATCAGTAATCTTAAGCAGCAACAGCCTCTTACAGCTCCTCCTCCACCGCCGCCACCGTTGCCGCCGCCGCCTCCGTTTTCTATTAGACAGTTGGAAACTCCAATTCTTGCAACCCCAACTGGCCAACCTATCTCTAAACCACCTGTTCTTACACCACCTTCAAGGCCTTTTGTGTTTCAAAACACTTCAAATGTTTCCATTTCTCCAATGGAGTTGCCACCAATTTCTAGCTTAGTGGACAATGAAGAAGACACCCCGAAACCAAAGTTGAAGCCTTTACATTGGGATAAAGTTAGAGCTAGCTCTGATCGTGAAATGGTGTGGGATCAACTAAGATCAAGCTCATTTaa GTTGAATGAAGAAATGATTGAGACATTGTTTgttgtgaacacccctaattcAAGACCAAAGGAATCAACTCCAAGATCTGTTCTTCCTTCTCCAAATTCAGAGAATAGAGTTCTTGATCCTAAGAAATCACAAAATATTGCTATTTCATTAAGAGCACTCAATGTGACAATTGAGGAAGTATGTGAAGCCCTTATAGaag GCAATGCAGATGCACTCGGGAATGAGCTGCTTGAAAGTTTATTGAAGATGGCTCCAACAAAAGAAGAGGAACGTAAACTGAAGGAGTACAACGATAATTCGCCAGTCAAGCTTGGTCCCGCCGAGAAATTTCTCAAGGCTGTGCTTGATGTACCCTTTGCATTTAAAAGGGTCGATGCAATGCTTTACATTGCTAATTTTGACACTGAGGTTGATTACCTCAAGAAGTCTTTTGATACTTTAGAG GCTGCCTGTGAAGAATTGAGAAACAGTAGAATGTTTATGAAGCTCTTAGAAGCTGTACTAAAAACTGGAAACAGAATGAATGTTGGTACCAACCGTGGTGAGGCTCACGCTTTCAAGCTCGATACACTTCTCAAATTGGTTGATGTAAAGGGAGCCGATGGTAAAACAACACTACTGCATTTCGTTGTACAAGAAATCATAAGGACTGAAGGTGCTCGTTACTCTGGTTCTAACCAGACACCGAGCTCTACCTCGAGTGATGATGCCAAGTGCAGGAAACTTGGCCTACAAGTCGTTTCTAGTCTCAGTTCTGAGCTAGCCAATGTGAAGAAATCTGCCACCATGGATTCTGATGTTCTTAGCAGCGATGTCTCCAAACTTTCTAGAggaattagcaacataagggAAGTAATGCGACTAAATGGGACTGCAGGATCAGATGAAACTTGCCTAAAGTTTTCTGAATCAATGGAAAGATTCATGAAAATGGCTGAGGAGGAAATATACAGAATTCAAGCTCAAGAAAGCGTTGCCTTATCGCTTGTTAAGGAGATCACCGAGTATTTCCATGGAAACTCTGCGAAAGAAGAAGCGCACCCTTTCAGAATCTTTACAGTGGTTCGGGATTTTCTTACTGTCTTAGATAGAGTCTGCAAGGAAGTAGGCATGATCAATGAAAGAACAATAGTTAGTTCTGCTCATAAATTCCCAGTTCCGGTGAATCCATTGCTGGCTCAAGTTTTACCTGTGCCGGTACCACCCAATATGCGACACAACAGCTCATCCGACGACGAGTGCACATCTCCTTAG
- the LOC115702783 gene encoding acyl-coenzyme A thioesterase 2, chloroplastic isoform X1: MDLNSSPNQPITVVSTFASPFGGPPSVGDSNSSARKPIILWPGMYHSPVTNALWEARSQIFERLLDPPKDAPPQSELLTKTPSQSRTTILYNFSTDYILREQYRDPWNEVRIGKLLEDLDALAGTISVKHCSDDDSTTRLLLLVTASVDKIVLKKPISVDIDLKIVGAVIWVGRSSIEIQLEVFQSTEEGSNASSDDVALSANFIFVARDSKTAKAAPVNRLSPVTEQEKLLFEEAEARSNMRKRKRGEQDRREFENGEANRLKTLLAEGRIFCDMPALADRDSILLRDTRQENSLICQPQQRNIHGRIFGGFLLHRAFELAFSTAYAFAGSVPYFLEIDHVDFLRPVDVGDFLRLKSCVLYTELHNPDQPLINIEVVAHVSRPELRSSEVNTTRINSLVPELAFLIYLIMQVSNTFYFSFTVRPEAKAAKNGFRIRNVVPATEEEARRILERMDAETCI, encoded by the exons ATGGATTTGAACTCTTCCCCTAATCAACCCATTACAGTGGTTTCAACCTTCGCTTCACCGTTTGGGGGTCCTCCTTCAGTTGGGGATTCCAACTCTTCAGCCAGAAAGCCCATAATTTTGTGGCCAGGAATGTACCATTCACCGGTGACTAATGCATTGTGGGAAGCTCGTTCCCAGATCTTCGAGAGGCTTCTTGACCCACCTAAGGATGCTCCTCCACAAAGTGAATTGCTTACCAAAACTCCTTCTCAGAGCAGAACTACCATTCTTTATAATTTCTCTACTGATTATATCTTGAGAGAGCAGTACAGAGATCCATGGAAtgaggttagaattggaaagttGCTTGAAGACCTTGATGCTTTAGCTGGGACTATCTCTGTTAAG CACTGTTCTGATGATGATAGCACAACAAGGCTGCTATTGTTGGTCACTGCTTCTGTTGACAAGATTGTCTTAAAGAAACCGATTAGTGTAGACATTGATCTGAAAATAGTTGGTGCTGTCATCTGGGTTGGAAGATCATCAATTGAGATTCAACTAGAGGTCTTTCAGTCCACTGAAG AAGGCTCTAATGCTTCTTCAGATGATGTAGCTCTCTCAGCCAACTTCATTTTCGTGGCTCGTGACTCAAAAACAGCGAAAGCTGCTCCTGTTAATCGACTCTCACCAGTAACCGAACAAGAAAAGTTACTCTTTGAAGAGGCAGAAGCAAGGAGCAACATGAGGAAAAGAAAGAGAGGAGAACAAGATAGAAGGGAATTCGAAAATGGAGAAGCAAATAGACTTAAAACACTATTAGCCGAAGGTAGAATATTCTGTGATATGCCTGCTTTAGCAGACAGAGATAGCATTCTCCTAAGAGATACACGCCAGGAGAACTCTCTGATCTGCCAACCACAGCAGAGAAACATTCATGGTCGAATCTTCGGTGGGTTCTTGCTGCATCGAGCATTCGAACTTGCTTTCTCTACCGCCTATGCCTTTGCAGGCTCGGTCCCTTACTTTCTAGAAATCGACCATGTTGATTTCTTAAGACCT GTGGACGTTGGAGATTTCCTGAGATTGAAATCATGCGTGCTCTACACCGAACTACATAACCCGGATCAACCTTTAATTAACATAGAAGTTGTTGCTCATGTTAGTAGGCCAGAGCTACGTTCAAGCGAGGTAAACACTACTCGAATCAATTCTTTAGTACCCGAGTTGGCCTTTCTAATATATTTGATCATGCAGGTATCAAATACGTTTTATTTCTCGTTCACTGTGCGACCGGAGGCAAAGGCTGCGAAGAATGGCTTCAGGATTCGAAATGTGGTTCCAGCAACAGAGGAAGAAGCGCGCCGCATTCTGGAACGAATGGATGCTGAGACCTGTATTTAG
- the LOC115702783 gene encoding acyl-coenzyme A thioesterase 2, chloroplastic isoform X2 — MDLNSSPNQPITVVSTFASPFGGPPSVGDSNSSARKPIILWPGMYHSPVTNALWEARSQIFERLLDPPKDAPPQSELLTKTPSQSRTTILYNFSTDYILREQYRDPWNEVRIGKLLEDLDALAGTISVKHCSDDDSTTRLLLLVTASVDKIVLKKPISVDIDLKIVGAVIWVGRSSIEIQLEVFQSTEEGSNASSDDVALSANFIFVARDSKTAKAAPVNRLSPVTEQEKLLFEEAEARSNMRKRKRGEQDRREFENGEANRLKTLLAEGRIFCDMPALADRDSILLRDTRQENSLICQPQQRNIHGRIFGGFLLHRAFELAFSTAYAFAGSVPYFLEIDHVDFLRPVDVGDFLRLKSCVLYTELHNPDQPLINIEVVAHVSRPELRSSEVSNTFYFSFTVRPEAKAAKNGFRIRNVVPATEEEARRILERMDAETCI, encoded by the exons ATGGATTTGAACTCTTCCCCTAATCAACCCATTACAGTGGTTTCAACCTTCGCTTCACCGTTTGGGGGTCCTCCTTCAGTTGGGGATTCCAACTCTTCAGCCAGAAAGCCCATAATTTTGTGGCCAGGAATGTACCATTCACCGGTGACTAATGCATTGTGGGAAGCTCGTTCCCAGATCTTCGAGAGGCTTCTTGACCCACCTAAGGATGCTCCTCCACAAAGTGAATTGCTTACCAAAACTCCTTCTCAGAGCAGAACTACCATTCTTTATAATTTCTCTACTGATTATATCTTGAGAGAGCAGTACAGAGATCCATGGAAtgaggttagaattggaaagttGCTTGAAGACCTTGATGCTTTAGCTGGGACTATCTCTGTTAAG CACTGTTCTGATGATGATAGCACAACAAGGCTGCTATTGTTGGTCACTGCTTCTGTTGACAAGATTGTCTTAAAGAAACCGATTAGTGTAGACATTGATCTGAAAATAGTTGGTGCTGTCATCTGGGTTGGAAGATCATCAATTGAGATTCAACTAGAGGTCTTTCAGTCCACTGAAG AAGGCTCTAATGCTTCTTCAGATGATGTAGCTCTCTCAGCCAACTTCATTTTCGTGGCTCGTGACTCAAAAACAGCGAAAGCTGCTCCTGTTAATCGACTCTCACCAGTAACCGAACAAGAAAAGTTACTCTTTGAAGAGGCAGAAGCAAGGAGCAACATGAGGAAAAGAAAGAGAGGAGAACAAGATAGAAGGGAATTCGAAAATGGAGAAGCAAATAGACTTAAAACACTATTAGCCGAAGGTAGAATATTCTGTGATATGCCTGCTTTAGCAGACAGAGATAGCATTCTCCTAAGAGATACACGCCAGGAGAACTCTCTGATCTGCCAACCACAGCAGAGAAACATTCATGGTCGAATCTTCGGTGGGTTCTTGCTGCATCGAGCATTCGAACTTGCTTTCTCTACCGCCTATGCCTTTGCAGGCTCGGTCCCTTACTTTCTAGAAATCGACCATGTTGATTTCTTAAGACCT GTGGACGTTGGAGATTTCCTGAGATTGAAATCATGCGTGCTCTACACCGAACTACATAACCCGGATCAACCTTTAATTAACATAGAAGTTGTTGCTCATGTTAGTAGGCCAGAGCTACGTTCAAGCGAG GTATCAAATACGTTTTATTTCTCGTTCACTGTGCGACCGGAGGCAAAGGCTGCGAAGAATGGCTTCAGGATTCGAAATGTGGTTCCAGCAACAGAGGAAGAAGCGCGCCGCATTCTGGAACGAATGGATGCTGAGACCTGTATTTAG